The Elaeis guineensis isolate ETL-2024a chromosome 3, EG11, whole genome shotgun sequence region GCAGCACGATCGATCCAGTAAACCCTAGATAGAACGATCAGAAGACCATCAGATGACACGAACCAGAACTCGTATCGATCAAGAAACAAGAAAGAAAGGCGATTCGAGGCGTGCGAATCACCTGCTCCGACAAGAAGCAGGACTTTGGAGAGCCCCATTCCTGCGTGCATCGCCATCGATCTGGTCTCCCAGGAAACCCTGAGCTTCTCCTTtgattatttcttcttctttctcctcgcCTTCGAGACGAGACGAAACCCTAGCCGGGAGAGGGACCGAGTCGATGAGAACACGAATTTGCAAGAAAAGTCCCCCTTCTGCACAGCGGGGCCGAGTGGACTTTTGCCGCAAATATCGGTGCGAGCCCAGCCCCAGGTCCTGCTAGACCACCTCGACCGGGTTAACATTGCGGCGGCGGCGGCACGAGAATCGATAAATTACGAGGCGGGGAGATCATGCTTGCCGCGCCTTTTGTAACACCAGATATCTCAGCATCTCGGCCGGTTGCCGGTACCGATACGAATCGAAATCTCGGTTTGATtgggtcaatattttttttattttattcttgaaaGAGGTCTGGGGGCTATCTCTATTCGTAATCGATACCCATGCTTATCTAACCCAGGCCGGAAGCCAGAGTTTGTGGAAATTGAGATCTGGAATCGAGGCTTTACTAAGTGGTTGAAGGTTCGGTGCCAATCAAGTCTACCATCTAACCAAGCTGGTCACTTGTTTCTCATCTTTGCATCGTTACTTAAACATATGTTAAAGTTATCTGAATATGtcacaaatatatttaaaattatctaaaattattataGAAAAATGCATTAATAGAAAGATGTTTGTTTATAGTCCctacataaaaattattctacaaAACAATTATTCATCCCCATACATAATTTATCTTAGGAAaatatagaaattttaaaaaatatttgaagttaggtatattaaaattatccaaaaatattaaacacATCTATTTATATTAAAGTTATCTAACTATgttagaaatatatttaaaagtatctaaaattattttaaaaaaatacaataATAAAAAGGCATCCATTTACAgtttcctcataaaaattattttagaaaaaaaattttatctctaaGTTAACTTATTTTAGGAAAGCACATAAActttagaaaatttttgaagttaTCCGCTTAGAGTTCCCACACAAAGCCCCTCCACATCAGAAGCTGTCAGAAATATCACCATGCAATATAATCttcttaattatttcaaaaaaaacttagaaaaaaaatatttgaagtcaTCCACTTACAAATTTTTCAACGGAAAAGAATCATTTTAAGCAGTCTGcttcttaattattttaaaaaataatttctttcatacaaaatttttttaattattataaaaaatataaaaatttctattaattatttttaaaaatacagaacaccttatttaatttttattaaaacctaTTTAGACAATGTACaaattattttagaaatataaaaatttagaaaaatatttgaatCCATCCCTTTAGAGTCCTCATAGCACGTTGAAGACATTAAAAATATCACTAGGCATTAGACTcttgttaattatttttaaaaatttatgaaaaaaaattatataaagtcatatgcttaaaaatttttagagaagaaaattacGTAAGAAAGCATCTTCTTAATTATCTTAGAAAATATTTTCTAccacttaaaaattttttagctattttaaaaaatataaaaaaattatttattatttgaaaaATGTAGAAACATTTTTCTGATTTTTCCTTTTTACCGAGCACaattggcatgcaaaaaaaacCTCAAAAATATATGCACCAATTGGGCAAAATTTTTTGAGCATTTTAGAAATTCCATTTAGAAATAAATGGAATTGTAACTCCTTTTCTAGTCCAAATATTTTAATGTTTAAGAATTAGCGGAAGATTATGAGAGAAGCGAGAGAGATGGGTACCATCGAGGAGCGGGGTGGATTTATCGGAGAGGCGACCTTCGCGATTTCTTTTTAAAGCCACTGCGGTCTCAACTCGAGTCGCCTGTCCTCGGGGCTGCTCCAGTCGTCCCTCCTTCAGGTGCTTCAACGTTCGAAGGGCTATCTCCCCAAACTCGCGCTGCGATCTCTCTCGGCCCTGTCCCTTCTCCAACCGACGGTGCTCCGTCTCCGtccccttctcttcctccctcgCTCACTGGTAAGTGCCTTTTCTCATCCAAGAATCAACAAATAGGGAGAGAATTAACCGAGGACTCGGTGCTTGGATTTAGGTTTTCTCTTTCCATTTATTAATGTACGAGAACATCTGTGACGGAGAGATCCATCGGGAATCGATCTTGATGGGGGTTTGGATTTCGTTTGTCGTTTTAGGGATTATAATGTTCAAGAGCTTAAAATATGAGACACGGGAACCAATCTGATGATGGAATTAAAGAGAACCTGAAAATTTGGAGATCAGCGATAGCTGGAAAACGGTTTGTTTATATAGTTACACATTTTATTGCTTAGAACATCAGCAAGATCGAATTTTGGGAAGCtccctgattttcttttatacaaGAAATGAAAGAAGATGATCTTTAGGCTTGAACTGGTTTGTAGGAACAGATCATGAGTTAGGGTTAGATGGCTGAGGGATTCCcatgctgttttttttttttttaattttttttttgaataacttTTGGATATGTGGTTTAATTTtcttgatcaaaatatatgaattACGAGATAATATGTATAGTACGAACCTCTCTACATGGTGGAAAATTCTTTACATCCCTTTCCCTGTCTACAGCACAGAGacagatttttttaaaagaaaaagtaatTCGATCCGACTGATTTAACTGATCATTCATTATGCTTGACGTTCTGGACTAGGTCTAAGGTGATCTATTAGAATCCATTATGAAACGCATATGTAGTCCCCAAAAGGTCTTGATAGACGATTCCTTATTGATGTTCAACACAAACTGTAAAAGTCACTACTTGACAGTGTACTGGATTAGGAAAAGCCAGAAAGCACAAATTTTATAGGGTTTGATCACTTGCTGGGTTTCAAATTATTCAAGAAGATGCTAAATGGTTGATGTATATATAACAGTTGTAAAGAGTTTGTCCCATCCCATTGAATCAAAGAGTGCAGGTTTATTCAAATCTTATTGATTCATGTGGTTACTTTGTTGTCTTGTATTTTATACCTTGTTGTGGGAAAAAGAAATTCTATAATtaggaaaaacaaaaaaagaaaagcttTGGAAAATTTCTTTGCTGTTACTCTCTTTGCACAACCTCATGCCGTTGGTTTTATTTTCCTCTCTCAAGGTTTGAGATATAATATTTGGAAGTGTTACTGGTGCTAGggccttttcatttctttttttttttcttccttttgagATCTGATATATCATGCAATCAAGAGAAAAGACAGGTTGTATTCAATTGCTTGCATGTTCTGCTGTTATTGTTTTCTTCCCTTTTGAGGTTCTTTGAATTTGGTAGCTACTTAACCGGTGTGGCATCACACAAGGTGTTAAATATCAGTACAGAATATCGCACCAATTTTTCATTGAAATGGTACGGTATCAATATGGTACTAGTATCAATGGAATTTACCGAAACCAGcaacttcaaaaaattgaaaaattactcGCATAGATTGGTAGTCGGTCTGCTGATATGCAATGGATAGATCGATACAGCTGATATGTATTAGTAAGCTGGTTTCAGCAGCCCAGCACCCATGTTGATGCTGGTTTCGCATTGGAATGGTACCAGTCGTACCATTGTGTCCTAGTAGTTTTTGAAACTATGGCATTGCATTTATGGGCTCTAAAAACATATGCCTCCACATGATTTTATGATGCAGTCCTTTAAGTTTGAATTTTTGGTTTTGATGAGAGTTGAAGTAAATGATCATAAGTGAATTGGTTTCTTTTGAGATAAATAGTGAAAGTTGTATTGTCTTTTTACTTAACACCTTACTAGCTCTGGCGTCTAATTGTTTTCTTCTGATATAAATAATGAAAGTTGTACTGTCTTTTTACTTAATAACTTCATAAAAAATAGGTAAGTGCTAATGCTCTTGTCTTCctaataattctcaaattaccaCTAGACTTCCAATTAGTTACTTTTGTCTCTGTTTTACCGAATATAGAGAGATTTATTGATCCAAAAATTGTACAGGAGTAAAGGAAAAAAACCTTATGTCATGATAATGTCAGATGCCTGCTTTTCATAAACTTAAAGTACTGCTTATATACTTCACATCCATTTATTGTTGCATGTAGTGTTCTCAATATTTATGTACTTCACATCAGTTGACCCTATATAAATAGCCACATGGATtttgtttgtacttatttgtttTGCATGCTTTCACGTACTTTTTTGATATTATTCCTTCAAAACAAACTGCTTTTCACTTGACTTGGAACTTGTTGATGATTCTAATTCATTTCTCCAACTTTCTAATCAGTTTATGACTTCTTGAATCCATCCAAACAGGCATCAAAGAGAAAATAAAGCGGGTGCTGGGTACAACTAGACACTGCAATGGGGAGTAGGAAATGTACCAACAAGAGTGAAGGGCCATCTAGTGACTCATCACCAAAAGGAAAGAAAGGTTTACAGATCGAGGGGTATCCAGTCGAGGGATTATCAATTGGAGGGCAAGAAACATGTGTGATATTTCCCACACTCAAAATGGCTTTTGACATTGGTAGATGTCCCCAACGAGCCATCTCCCAGGATTTTCTCTTCATCTCCCATGGCCACATGGACCACATTGTAAGGTTCCTGGTCCCACATCCCCCCTCATCCCTCCCCTCTCCCcctctttcctcttctttcttgcatttgcatgatgatgtaaTGCACCAATGTCCTTGGTTATGGATATGTAATGCTCTACTTTTTGTTCGAAGAATATTGTTTTCTATAATTTGTGCAGATATATTTCTTTCAGTCTATTAGTATTTTTGTTTTAAGTTTTGGATTCAGCTCTAGACTGGTGCATTGACTTCTCCAGGAAGATCATTCCCCAGACAACCAATTTGACTGCATTTCTGGTGTGCTGTCAAACATGGTCTTCAAAATATGTACTAATCtaccaaaatatattttatatttttgcaGAGCTTTCTAGAATTGTATGACATGTCTATTCTAGTTCTAAATTTAGATTCTCGAGTCCTGAGCCACTTCACTGGCAAGGCTCGATGTAGTATGCAGTGGGCTTGCATGTATGGACTTGCCATGCCTACTCTTATTTTACATAACTATATTCTTATTGTTTAATTCTGATTTTTGAAAGTGAGAAAGAAGAAAACTGCAATTCTCCAGAACTGGAATTATATTTATCATATGACATCAATaaccaaaaaatattttcattagatTGGTGTTCTTGGCTGCGTGTAATTCCTCTGATGCAGATTGCACATGCTAGACTTCAGTAAGAAATATAAAAAGGATTATCAGGGTATGAAATACTTTTAGAAAGTCTAATGTGCGATGCCAGATATAAGTAGTTCTGGAGTAAATGATGCTTTCGAGTTTGTGACTCACATAGGTTGCATAAATGATGTTCCCCTCAGAAGTATACCAAACTCGATCCTAATTTAATTGAGCCATGCATAACATAAGATAATATTGAAGTAGGACTGTTCGACACAGATGTTACACCAAAATAGAAAACATAACCACAGATGGACTCTTTATTACAATATTTCACCACACTTATTGCTATGAATAATTCACATCCTAACAGGATGAGATCACCTATATTTTGATTGTTATCTGTTCTGTGTTTCAATTAAGGAGCGAACTTTGACTGTCCAGCAAGCATTTCACCTCCCCAAAAATTTTTCACAAATAACATTTTGATATATTTGGTCACATTAGGCTGCTTAAGGATTTGATAAAATGACCATTGTGCCATGCGTTCTTTTCAGACACTGTCACATTCTGTGACATGGAAATGTGTTTACCAAAACATATTCATTAGTATGGGATTTTGCTAAAGCTATCATGTGCATTTTCCTTTGCTGTATCTACAGTTCTGGCCTGACTGTCGTTATGTTACATTAGGGAGGACTGCCCATGTATGTTGCTACACGAGGCTTGTACAGTATGAAGCCACCAACTATATTTGTTCCAGTATCAATAAAAGAAAATGTGGAAAAGCTATTTGAAGTTCACAGGGCAATGGACCATTCCGAATTGAAGCACAATCTTATAGGCTTGGATGTGGGTAACGTCCCATCTTAATCGAAAAAAAATGTAGTTATTCATTATATTGCTTATTGTTTGCATTTAGCCAAATGAATTGAAGCTATCGTGAATTTACTCACCGCAGGTGAAGAGTTTCAGATAAGGAAGGACCTCAAAGTGAAGGCATTTAGAACTTACCATGTAATACCGAGCCAGGTAAGTGATTTTTAGCCTTTATCATCAATTCTTCTTATTTTACTCTAGTTTATATATTGACAAAAAATGGTTTCTATATCTTTTGAGTAGGACTGACTTTTTTGTTTGCTCTGTAAATAATGCAGGGTTATGTAATTTATTCTGTAAAGCAGAAACTTAAACAAGAATATGCCGGTCTTACTGGAAATGAGATCAAGAACTTAAGATTATCAGGTGTGGAGGTCTGTCTTGTTAGAAACTTAGAGATAAATTATAATTGGCAAATACATACAAAACTAAAAATAATGTGCTCTTCAGGTGCTCTTCAGAAAATGTTGTGGCAAATTTGTGATTGCAATGTTTTGCTATTTTGTAACATTATTGCAACTTGCAGATAACTTACACATTGACAACACCTGAAATAGCTTTCACTGGAGACAccatgtcagattttatagttgaCCCAGACAATGCTGATGCACTGAAATCACGAGTTCTTGTCATGGAGGTGCCTGTTTTACTGTCATCTATGTTATTGTAATTTTGGTTTCTTGATATTGCAATCTCCGCCTTCTGCTTACTCCTGGCTCACACCATGGTATAAACTATTGTCTGTTTGATGGACAAATATTTGCAGTCCATGTCTGTTAGTTTCAACCTAGCTGTTTCTTTATGCTCTCAAATGGCTCTAAAGTTAGACATCTTGCTGTTTATATAAGCATAAACTGTGTATCTGTGTGCTAGTCTGTAATTTGGATTTTGAAAGTATTAAGGTCGCTGGGACTCGTTCTGATACATTCCTTGGATAAAAAGTGCTGGCTATAGAAAATAGGTGTCGTGCATTGGCTATAAAATTGATTTATCTCATAATGTTTTGCCCTTTTTTTTAGTAAGATAACTGTTGGTGATTTTTTTCCCTTTAATTTTCCTGAAAGGAGATACTATCTagttcaaagaaaaaaataaaccctTAATTTAATTTTTCCATGTTACTTTGTTGCTGACTAGTATGTGAACCTTTTGGTTTTCTTTCATCGAATTATACTTCATGGAAGCTTAGATTCTAAAAATTTACACTTTCTTCCACCTGTATCCAATTCTTTGCCCATGTTGTTGATACTGCTAAATATCATAAAACATTATAACTTGATTTCTTGAATTGTTATAGAGGAGAGACATCTCACttaaaaatcaacaatgtatgggaTCTCCAAATGTTTGTATCAATGCAATGAGCCTGCTTCTATGGAGACCTCCAGATACTAACTTGTTTTATAGGTGGAAAATTAGTCCCTTTTGTAGTCGATCCTTCCTTTTCTTTCCCATGccattttttttgtttgggttACTGCAGAGCATCTAAGGGCCAATCAAGTTTTGTTTTGCCGAACTGCTTGAGACATGTGCTTCTGTCCCAAAACATCCTGCTGCCGGTGACAAGTATCCACAGGTGGTATTCGCATCGAAAAAGAGTATCCACGGTGGTATATCCACCATGTTTGTTAGTTTTTTCTCCACCATCAAGCaaggtgttagatgtatgcttAAGCACCAACAAATTGCTGGAGGATAATTCCTGCAGCTAGGATGGCCTCTGGACAGGTTGTGAGCATATATTCTGCTGATGTCTTTTGTGTCTTTTATTATTCCTGGCAACTGTGCTGTCAGAAGTTAATTTTTCAGATTTTCGTATTTGATGATCTACCTAAAGACCTTTAACCGAGACATGCCAGTTTGTTTCTGGGCAGGAGCTCAACTTCAATTTTAGAACTCTTTGCTCCTCACACCTTTTTTGTCCCTCTCTTTGCTCAGTGGGCTAGTAGCTGCTGTAGTGATGTTATTTTATTAGATTCTGTTAATAGGTTAAGTCCGGTATTTCTCATGCATAACCTGGCTTGTCTTTGGTGCCTGCAAAATTTTACTACATGGTTTATCAACATTCACAATTATTAAATGCACATGTTGTCACTTGGTACAAGGCGGGATTAGAAACCAGGCTTTAGCCCCAGTTATGTACGTTAAAATGTTTCTGATGTTTTCATGGATCAGTTCCATTACTGATATATTAGCTGTTTTTCTTGAGTTGGTGAAGTTTTCCTTTGTATGTAAACTTTTCTTTTTAGTGGTTTCTGCTAGACAAtgagttatttttttttaattaattttacagAGCACTTTTGTTGATGATGCTGTTACAACAGAGCATGCAAGAGAATTTGGTCATACTCATTTGCTAGAGGTTATTGCATATGTTTGATAGATGTAAATTTGAGTATTAATGTAAATTATCTCGTTTCCTACTTTCAGCTTATTGCTTTATGTCTTAAAACTGGACAGCTAGCACGTTATGCTGAGAAGTTCGAAAACAAAGCTATCCTTCTAATCCATTTTTCAGCTCGATATCAATCAGAGGTGAGCTCCCTTCTTCTTtgcattttctttctttctattattTTGGAGAAGCATCATTTTAATTGTCTTTATTTTAATCTTGGAATTTTTTATGAGTTCATCTGCACCATTCATTCTTCTCAAAGAAACATGCTCCTATGCTCCTCAAACCTTTGCTTTAGCTTCATTTGGACACCCAGAAAATGAATTCGAGATTAAGTCAAaagaaacacaaaaaaaaaaaaaaaaggaaaaagaaacttTAGTATTTTTCCTGTTGGCTCAACAGAGGAAATTCTCAAGAAATATGTAGAGTATTTTCTCCCGTTGATCCCCTTTTTTGGTGTAGAAGAGCCTGTAGATAATGAATTGAGCTAAAAAATGGAGGTAGCTCTCCCTCAAGTACCACTAACCCTCCAAGTCCTCGTGGAGGTGGGATTCAACCCCAGGTCACTTCATTAAACTGCTAACCACCTGTTTGTTTTTCACTCTCTCAGAAACATTATTGATGCATGGGAAGATTGGACTTGTGAAGAAGAAATCGGCTCTAGATTCCCTTCCCTTTGTTTCCCTATTTAAAAATCCTCCACTATTTCATCAGCAACTAGAGAGGTTTCTGCATAAGCCTGAGCTCATATCTTTACAACCACCTCTTTTGGTCTTTTTGCTTGATCATTCATCCTTGAATATCAAACTCCCTCTGAACTTCTGTGTTCTAACTACATTTTTCTTCCTATACCTTAGTTTCCTCATCTCGCAAGCACCAATCTTTTTGTCATGGTTAAGTTTTAGGTCTGATCCATGCAGAATTTTTTGTGATACCTTATTTAATTCTACCAGAAGTTTTGCAGAGTGCAGTAGTCATGGTACTAGAAGCACATCTTTACTAAATGCACCCCATATTTTTCTGTGAATatgctctctgtgtgtgtgtgcatgcatgcatgcatatgtgtgcATGTGCATGCGTGTGTGATGCATGAACTTACACACTGAAATTTGTGTTTCTCCATGGTAAAGTTTTCATGGCTATCAATTGAAATTTGTGCTGCATATTTCAGCTGATTTTCAGACACTTACCCTCTGAAGGttatctatttattctattcatAGTAAGCATCTATTAGTTGGTTAACTATTAAAGTTATATCTTCTTGTGGTTGCACTGGCTTTTCAGGATATCGAGT contains the following coding sequences:
- the LOC105040325 gene encoding tRNase Z TRZ1 isoform X1; translation: MGSRKCTNKSEGPSSDSSPKGKKGLQIEGYPVEGLSIGGQETCVIFPTLKMAFDIGRCPQRAISQDFLFISHGHMDHIGGLPMYVATRGLYSMKPPTIFVPVSIKENVEKLFEVHRAMDHSELKHNLIGLDVGEEFQIRKDLKVKAFRTYHVIPSQGYVIYSVKQKLKQEYAGLTGNEIKNLRLSGVEITYTLTTPEIAFTGDTMSDFIVDPDNADALKSRVLVMESTFVDDAVTTEHAREFGHTHLLELARYAEKFENKAILLIHFSARYQSEDIESAITKLPPSFSGRIFALTEGF
- the LOC105040325 gene encoding nuclear ribonuclease Z isoform X3, which encodes MGSRKCTNKSEGPSSDSSPKGKKGLQIEGYPVEGLSIGGQETCVIFPTLKMAFDIGRCPQRAISQDFLFISHGHMDHIGGLPMYVATRGLYSMKPPTIFVPVSIKENVEKLFEVHRAMDHSELKHNLIGLDVGEEFQIRKDLKVKAFRTYHVIPSQGYVIYSVKQKLKQEYAGLTGNEIKNLRLSGVEITYTLTTPEIAFTGDTMSDFIVDPDNADALKSRVLVMELARYAEKFENKAILLIHFSARYQSEDIESAITKLPPSFSGRIFALTEGF
- the LOC105040325 gene encoding nuclear ribonuclease Z isoform X2, which produces MGSRKCTNKSEGPSSDSSPKGKKGLQIEGYPVEGLSIGGQETCVIFPTLKMAFDIGRCPQRAISQDFLFISHGHMDHIGGLPMYVATRGLYSMKPPTIFVPVSIKENVEKLFEVHRAMDHSELKHNLIGLDVGEEFQIRKDLKVKAFRTYHVIPSQGYVIYSVKQKLKQEYAGLTGNEIKNLRLSGVEITYTLTTPEIAFTGDTMSDFIVDPDNADALKSRVLVMELIALCLKTGQLARYAEKFENKAILLIHFSARYQSEDIESAITKLPPSFSGRIFALTEGF